The genomic interval AAGACTAGATGAATCAACCACCTATTTCTGTGAGTTTTTTATGTCATATGAATTATGGGGGTATCCAGTTATAGAGATTATTATTTTCAAGGGTTAGCCCTATTCagagaaaataatgaaaggctaatgctcaaaatttcagctttagaatctctttgCATcagccaattcacattatcaactcagctgatgaaaccaaattatattttttcaatgtcaGTTGTCTTTGATTTACTTTTAGAGGACAATGAACTTGTAAGAATAATTCTGGTGAAATCTAGCAGAGATGCAGCTAGTGGCTGGAAATCATTGTTGGTCAGTGAATATTCTGCTGACCCATGGACTTtcaatgaaatggaaaagaagCTAACATTAGAAAGATTCCAGAAAGAGGTAACCTCTGTCTTAATAAGTTTTAATCAAAGTTAAGATTGAGGGACCCAATAACAGAGGGCAAAATGacttgttttgttattttccaacAGAATCCTGGATTTGACTTCAGCAAAGCTAATATAACAGGAAACTATTCTGGTGGAGGTCCAAAGTTTCCAAGCTGAGAGAAAACTTAACTGTATTGAAACATACAATGagagttgaaaagaaaagagacttAATGAATGAAGGACTAGGTCTTAATCAAACACAACAAGATAATGtgtttttattaactgagttgattcTTTAACCTGGCTCCCGTAAACAGGTTCTAAGCTACTGTTTCGAGCATTGGCCCTTTGTcttttgctctgatgaagggctaacaatACAAACATGAACTATAGAAACTCTTTTGAgcggtcaatttacattatcaacttagttgataaaaccaaatgatcttGTTATACTTccccactgacgcagcatcacagtttctctaaaaaattaccccctttactcaTTAATTAGAGATAGATGCAGATGGGCACCTGGTTGCATGCCAGCAAAAGACTGGAAGCAATGTGTCACTTaatgttaaaaagaaattgttaaccATACTCCTTTACTGGTTTCTTACTTAGGGCCAAAATGCTGTCTTTTCACAATGAAAAGGAAGCCTGCAGAAGAATCTAGTAAACaaactacaaaacaaacaaggGATTGAAATCATAGCTTCCCTTGTCAACTACGTTGGTTTGCTAACTTTATGTTGTCTTCAAACACTGTAGAGAGATGTTCATGAAGACTTACTGAAAGTGAATGAAActattaaaataaactttttatttttcattttgacataaattttattttccccATTTAacttcccttttcttttttttcggccAATCCCAATTGTCCTATTTCTCTCTATCTCATCTTTACTTCCTTTTCCCttactttccttttcctttcctccTTAGTTATTGATATTCCATTGAACAGTGTGACATTGAATGCAAATGCTGTAGTGGGAAATCACATAGGAAACTATAGGTAAGATAAGGTTGAGGGGGTTGAAACTGGTGCCAAACTCATTCGTTAAGTCTTGTTTCGTCTCGATCCTAGAAGAAAGACACTGGGAGCTAAAATGGACTTTAGATTATAGTGACGTATCAGCAATGTGCGATCACGCGAATCTAgtatttttgaccaatcacgaTGCGATGACATCATCTTTAAATTTATGTAAATTTCGCTTTACTTTGCGGCTTAGCGGTGTGTAAACATGGTGTCGAACAACCCGGTATGCGACAAAGATGTAAAACGACCTTGAATGAGATGTAAACATCAAGTGTAGGATGTGGAGATTTATCTATAGAAAAGGTTAGTATCTATCTCAAATTAGTCTTTGGTGAAATTTTGAAGTGTTCAAAGCCAAAACATCAGAAAACGATCGCCGAGCTCATATTCACACATTGTTCCTCTTTCAGTGAATGGCCGTCCCGGCAATTCATCTCTTCGTCTTGGGCAGATTCAAGCTGCTGAGAAGAATGAAGATAAGAATAGCTCATACcctgaagaaaaagataaaggACTTCAAAAGTCTCTAAGGTATCATGGCAAAGCATTACTGGTAACAGAGGCCAGAAAATGGGGAGAACAAGAGACCGAAACTTTGAAGTCTGGCTTCGACCTCGTGCGATGTATTTTGCACAACATTCAGAACGCCCAGGAAAATCGAACCCTAAGTTTCTCGAATTGTTTTGCCAGaggaaaggaagatgaaaattcTAAGGCATTCCATGGGGAATTGGGATCGGTAAGTGAAACTGAAAGTGCTAAATTTAATTATGATTTTCACGATTTGTACATGTAGCCTTACCTAGTCTATATGGtctcttaaaaaaatatcttttaagcCAAGTAAATTTGGCGGAAAAACTCTCTTTACTTTACTCATTTTACGTGAACCGCTAAGCCTAATAGTGAGGTAACTTTCAAAGAATAGAAATCCGTCTCTTGATCAACTCTTTATCACCTTTAATGTGATCTTATACTGTGGATAAATTTGTTACAAATACAGCCATGTTGCTTGTGCATGAACAGGCGTCAATCGGGAAGAATTCGACCGACCGTGAAATGTGGTTGCATCAGCACAATGTATTGTTCTTCCTATACTTTCTACAACCCTAAAGCATTCCAAACAAATCGTTTTTGTTTCTCCTCTCCCCAGCAATTCTTTTATTGCTCAAAAGACCAAACGGGTTAAAATAGGCCTACTCCTGATAAGCACAATGAGCTGTGATTGCTAAAAGAGCTCAACAAATCTTGTGAATAAAATTGTAACAGGGACACAAGAGGCCTAATGTGTTCAAAGGGTTGATAATGGTTGGCAGATTACCATAAAGCAGTAGAAAAACCCTGTTGTGTCAAATTGAAGGACAGGCCATCAATTTTGTTGAAATTCACATTAActaatttctcttaattttttctgACAGTGGTGTTCAGGGGTGCTTGCCCTTTCCAGCCTTCTAGCTTGCCGCAGGTTCTTTACAGATGAAAAGTCTCTATGGAATGTTAATATCAAAAAAATTCCCTCTCATGTGTTGTCAAAGATTTTGCCAGAGAGCAGATTCCATACTACTCTTGGAGTGTTGCCTTTGGCTGGAAGCTCTCAAGTCCACAATGTGGGAAATGCTATGACATCAGACCCTCTAGATCAAGCTATTGCTACATTCCAGGCTTCTTTCAGTGAATGCACAGCAGCCACCCAAAATAAGCTCGGCATAAAGTTTGCATCACTAAAGCAGCACCAAAAGGCATTTCTCCTTTTCATGCAAGCCAGTGACCGAGGGCACCGTATGGCACAATTTAACCTGGGTTTGTGTTATGAGAATGGCAAAGGAGTGGAAAAAGATTTGGCTAAAGCAGTAGAGTGTTATGAAAATGCTGCAGCTCAGGGCCAGGCAGGAGCCATGTATAATCTTGCTATTCTTTACATGCAGGGAGATGGGGGCCTCTTGAAAGATCCTCAACACTCAATTGAGCTTCTCAAAGAAGCTGCAAAACATGGTCTGTGCAAGGCACAGTCATTTCTAGGATTGTACTATGCTGATGAATCTTCCGGCCATTGTGATTATGAAAAGGCAGTTCCTTATCTTAAAATGGCAGCAGCTAAAAATGATTCATCAGCAGAGTATAATCTTGGAATATGCTATGAGCGGGGTCTTGGTGTTGAGAGAGACATGTCCAAAGCTGGAATATTTTACAAGTCTGCAGCTGAGCATGGACATACTGGAGCCCAGTACAATGTAGGAGTGTTCTTTGAGCATGGCCTTGGTGGCTTTGTGGTTGATAAGAGGGAAGCTGCTCGATTTTACCGCATGGCAGCAGAGGCAGGAGATGAAGATGCTCTCCATAATCTTGTACTCCTTAGAAAGTCAGTGGAGACAGAAAACCTGGCAAAACAGTCAGTAAAGCCTCAAACCCTGGTGTTCTCTTTGCTTAAGGAAATGGTCAAGCCAAGTGGAATGAGTGGTCATGTGACACAGGAGAATCAAGGTATACCTCGCTGTGCATCCAGTCCTGGCATTCTGGATCAGCCTGACATTGAGCAGCAAAGTACTCCTTCAAGTACATCTTCAAATGCATTGCTGGCATTTTAACACAAAGGAAATTTAGGTCAACATCAAATTTCACAGGTGCCTTTCCGATAGAACGGTATGCTCTATCTCCACCCAATAATCACTTATGACAGAAACCTCACTGAATGTGACTCTCAATAATTACCTTAATACCTGTATCTTGAAGGTAGTGAcagtttttattaattattagaAGTAGTTGTGAAACATTGGAGATATTCAGTTACAAAGTATATGTGCCGGTAGTATCTGGTCAGGTGTAACACTCTTGTAAATaggttttctttatttggaaaatttaaGACTCTCTCTTTTGATACAACTTTCATAATTTTGTTGTATATAGTATTTACCTGAAGGTATTTaggaaaaaatagtttattaaCTAAAAGTTAACTCAAAGTTCCTAAATTTAATACACTTCTCATTAAAATAGAGGAGGAATAACTGTAAATTTCTAGTAAGGATTTCAAAAGGAGTATTAACAATAAAAGTGCTACATGATGTTGGGACCTTACTTCATAATTGTTCATTTTCCAGATATAAACTGTTGTATTTTTACTAGGGCATCTAAGAAAGATTTTTCGCAGAAAACTTTTTAGCTGGTGCCCTCCATGAAGTTCATCCTGTCTACAACAGCCTGTAACCCTCTCTTCTTAGCAAGACTGGTAATACCTGTCTTGTCTTTACTCAGCAATATCTTATCCTCTTGGGGCGTCCATTGTTCTTTACCTAAGGAAGGAAGTAATACATTTAGAACAGAAACAACTAGTGcaagcaaacaaaaatgtgGAACCAAACCAAATTCTGAAACAAAGATTCACAAAATACAATTACTCCCTTAAAAAAGTGCTATGTAATATTGTGGCAGGCACAAATTAGCAAGGTGCCACTTATT from Pocillopora verrucosa isolate sample1 chromosome 14, ASM3666991v2, whole genome shotgun sequence carries:
- the LOC131776548 gene encoding uncharacterized protein; amino-acid sequence: MWRFIYRKVNGRPGNSSLRLGQIQAAEKNEDKNSSYPEEKDKGLQKSLRYHGKALLVTEARKWGEQETETLKSGFDLVRCILHNIQNAQENRTLSFSNCFARGKEDENSKAFHGELGSWCSGVLALSSLLACRRFFTDEKSLWNVNIKKIPSHVLSKILPESRFHTTLGVLPLAGSSQVHNVGNAMTSDPLDQAIATFQASFSECTAATQNKLGIKFASLKQHQKAFLLFMQASDRGHRMAQFNLGLCYENGKGVEKDLAKAVECYENAAAQGQAGAMYNLAILYMQGDGGLLKDPQHSIELLKEAAKHGLCKAQSFLGLYYADESSGHCDYEKAVPYLKMAAAKNDSSAEYNLGICYERGLGVERDMSKAGIFYKSAAEHGHTGAQYNVGVFFEHGLGGFVVDKREAARFYRMAAEAGDEDALHNLVLLRKSVETENLAKQSVKPQTLVFSLLKEMVKPSGMSGHVTQENQGIPRCASSPGILDQPDIEQQSTPSSTSSNALLAF